A region from the Antennarius striatus isolate MH-2024 chromosome 24, ASM4005453v1, whole genome shotgun sequence genome encodes:
- the nfkbiz gene encoding NF-kappa-B inhibitor zeta isoform X2: MIQLLRVKSAINVKKIDQMRNCDVVAEACQPGSGVVCGRGARALFCFVVAERMKDILELRGSEKRRNNSLTMGNNYMYNNSFLSADLQLSEFIEPMQKKNTIKELLMMKRQMWGCSQDNNISGHKFKSSKLEVYPIYTSPPLLEPVYYVECPPGNGHGPSPPGQNAAMQGQASPTAEIQLTLFHWQTQQEEQKVGGVSLEQLNMQDADGDTFLHIAVAQGKRALSYVLAAKMARCGSLEIKEHHGQTALHLAAATNQHMIVQDLLLHGAQINARDLWGRSALHVCAEKGHFLSLQSIWKAFTQSGHAIDMEVFNYDGLTPLHAAVVTHNAAVKELQMKEHTCLRVTTELLQRKRQCVECIKILLLMGASFGTKDLKSGRTCLHMAAEEANVELFAVFFSQQSSLSIVNAKTFSGNTALHVVSSLQNHQTQVEAMKQLMKNGADPSARNMENELPSQLVPEGPVGKKVKQILKGKYCHA, from the exons ATGATCCAACTTTTGCGGGTAAAATCCGCGATTAACGTGAAAAAAATTGATCAAATGCGTAATTGTGACGTCGTCGCAGAGGCCTGTCAACCAGGAAGTGGAGTCGTGTGTGGGCGCGGCGCTCGTGCGTTGTTTTGTTTCGTG GTCGCCGAGCGAATGAAAGACATTCTGGAACTAAGAGGGAgtgaaaagagaagaaacaacagCCTAACAATGGGGAACAACTACATGTACAATAACA GCTTCCTTTCAGCTGATCTCCAGCTGTCAGAGTTCATCGAGCCCATGCAGAAAAAGAACACTATTAAAGAGCTGCTAATGATGAAACGACAG ATGTGGGGCTGTTCGCAGGACAACAACATCTCAGGACATAAATTTAAATCTTCAAAATTAGAGGTTTATCCCATTTACACCAGTCCTCCTCTGTTGGAGCCTGTGTACTACGTTGAATGTCCTCCAGGAAACGGTCACGGTCCTTCACCACCGGGACAAAACGCAGCCATGCAAGGTCAAGCCTCTCCGACCGCTGAAATCCAACTCACTTTATTTCACTGGCAAACACAGCAAGAGGAGCAGAAAGTTGGAGGAGTTTCTCTCGAGCAGCTGAACATGCAAGACGCAGACGGCGACAC GTTTCTCCACATAGCTGTGGCTCAAGGAAAACGGGCGCTATCTTACGTGCTCGCGGCAAAAATGGCTCGCTGTGGCTCCCTGGAGATAAAGGAGCACCACGGACAG ACGGCTCTTCACTTGGCAGCCGCCACCAATCAGCACATGATCGTTCAGGACCTATTGCTGCACGGAGCCCAGATCAACGCCAGGGACCTCTGGGGCCGCTCCGCTCTGCATGTGTGCGCCGAGAAGGGCCACTTCCTCAGCCTGCAG AGCATCTGGAAGGCCTTCACGCAGAGCGGGCACGCCATTGACATGGAAGTGTTCAATTACGACG GTCTGACGCCGCTGCACGCAGCCGTGGTGACGCACAACGCCGCCGTTAAAGAGCTGCAGATGAAAGAACACACGTGTCTGAGAGTCACGACggagctgctgcagaggaaacGCCAGTGTGTCGAATGCATCAAGATCCTGCTGCTCATGGGAGCCTCGTTTGGGACGAAG GATTTAAAAAGTGGGAGAACCTGTCTCCATATGGCTGCTGAGGAGGCGAATGTGGAACTGTTTGCCGTGTTCTTTTCCCAGCAGTCTTCTCTGTCGATAGTAAACGCCAAG ACGTTCAGCGGAAACACGGCCCTGCACGTCGTCAGCTCTTTGCAAAACCACCAAACCCAAGTGGAGGCCATGAAGCAGCTGATGAAGAACGGGGCCGACCCCAGCGCCAGGAACATGGAAAACGAGCTGCCGTCTCAGCTGGTGCCCGAAGGACCCGTCGGCAAGAAG GTGAAGCAGATCCTGAAAGGGAAATATTGTCATGCTTAA
- the nfkbiz gene encoding NF-kappa-B inhibitor zeta isoform X1: MIQLLRVKSAINVKKIDQMRNCDVVAEACQPGSGVVCGRGARALFCFVVAERMKDILELRGSEKRRNNSLTMGNNYMYNNSFLSADLQLSEFIEPMQKKNTIKELLMMKRQMWGCSQDNNISGHKFKSSKLEVYPIYTSPPLLEPVYYVECPPGNGHGPSPPGQNAAMQGQASPTAEIQLTLFHWQTQQEEQKVGGVSLEQLNMQDADGDTFLHIAVAQGKRALSYVLAAKMARCGSLEIKEHHGQTALHLAAATNQHMIVQDLLLHGAQINARDLWGRSALHVCAEKGHFLSLQSIWKAFTQSGHAIDMEVFNYDGLTPLHAAVVTHNAAVKELQMKEHTCLRVTTELLQRKRQCVECIKILLLMGASFGTKDLKSGRTCLHMAAEEANVELFAVFFSQQSSLSIVNAKTFSGNTALHVVSSLQNHQTQVEAMKQLMKNGADPSARNMENELPSQLVPEGPVGKKVSAAKIKDVCKCGCDVSF, translated from the exons ATGATCCAACTTTTGCGGGTAAAATCCGCGATTAACGTGAAAAAAATTGATCAAATGCGTAATTGTGACGTCGTCGCAGAGGCCTGTCAACCAGGAAGTGGAGTCGTGTGTGGGCGCGGCGCTCGTGCGTTGTTTTGTTTCGTG GTCGCCGAGCGAATGAAAGACATTCTGGAACTAAGAGGGAgtgaaaagagaagaaacaacagCCTAACAATGGGGAACAACTACATGTACAATAACA GCTTCCTTTCAGCTGATCTCCAGCTGTCAGAGTTCATCGAGCCCATGCAGAAAAAGAACACTATTAAAGAGCTGCTAATGATGAAACGACAG ATGTGGGGCTGTTCGCAGGACAACAACATCTCAGGACATAAATTTAAATCTTCAAAATTAGAGGTTTATCCCATTTACACCAGTCCTCCTCTGTTGGAGCCTGTGTACTACGTTGAATGTCCTCCAGGAAACGGTCACGGTCCTTCACCACCGGGACAAAACGCAGCCATGCAAGGTCAAGCCTCTCCGACCGCTGAAATCCAACTCACTTTATTTCACTGGCAAACACAGCAAGAGGAGCAGAAAGTTGGAGGAGTTTCTCTCGAGCAGCTGAACATGCAAGACGCAGACGGCGACAC GTTTCTCCACATAGCTGTGGCTCAAGGAAAACGGGCGCTATCTTACGTGCTCGCGGCAAAAATGGCTCGCTGTGGCTCCCTGGAGATAAAGGAGCACCACGGACAG ACGGCTCTTCACTTGGCAGCCGCCACCAATCAGCACATGATCGTTCAGGACCTATTGCTGCACGGAGCCCAGATCAACGCCAGGGACCTCTGGGGCCGCTCCGCTCTGCATGTGTGCGCCGAGAAGGGCCACTTCCTCAGCCTGCAG AGCATCTGGAAGGCCTTCACGCAGAGCGGGCACGCCATTGACATGGAAGTGTTCAATTACGACG GTCTGACGCCGCTGCACGCAGCCGTGGTGACGCACAACGCCGCCGTTAAAGAGCTGCAGATGAAAGAACACACGTGTCTGAGAGTCACGACggagctgctgcagaggaaacGCCAGTGTGTCGAATGCATCAAGATCCTGCTGCTCATGGGAGCCTCGTTTGGGACGAAG GATTTAAAAAGTGGGAGAACCTGTCTCCATATGGCTGCTGAGGAGGCGAATGTGGAACTGTTTGCCGTGTTCTTTTCCCAGCAGTCTTCTCTGTCGATAGTAAACGCCAAG ACGTTCAGCGGAAACACGGCCCTGCACGTCGTCAGCTCTTTGCAAAACCACCAAACCCAAGTGGAGGCCATGAAGCAGCTGATGAAGAACGGGGCCGACCCCAGCGCCAGGAACATGGAAAACGAGCTGCCGTCTCAGCTGGTGCCCGAAGGACCCGTCGGCAAGAAGGTGAGCGCCGCCAAAATAAAAGACGTCTGTAAATGCGgttgtgatgtttctttttaa
- the nfkbiz gene encoding NF-kappa-B inhibitor zeta isoform X3 — MKDILELRGSEKRRNNSLTMGNNYMYNNSFLSADLQLSEFIEPMQKKNTIKELLMMKRQMWGCSQDNNISGHKFKSSKLEVYPIYTSPPLLEPVYYVECPPGNGHGPSPPGQNAAMQGQASPTAEIQLTLFHWQTQQEEQKVGGVSLEQLNMQDADGDTFLHIAVAQGKRALSYVLAAKMARCGSLEIKEHHGQTALHLAAATNQHMIVQDLLLHGAQINARDLWGRSALHVCAEKGHFLSLQSIWKAFTQSGHAIDMEVFNYDGLTPLHAAVVTHNAAVKELQMKEHTCLRVTTELLQRKRQCVECIKILLLMGASFGTKDLKSGRTCLHMAAEEANVELFAVFFSQQSSLSIVNAKTFSGNTALHVVSSLQNHQTQVEAMKQLMKNGADPSARNMENELPSQLVPEGPVGKKVSAAKIKDVCKCGCDVSF; from the exons ATGAAAGACATTCTGGAACTAAGAGGGAgtgaaaagagaagaaacaacagCCTAACAATGGGGAACAACTACATGTACAATAACA GCTTCCTTTCAGCTGATCTCCAGCTGTCAGAGTTCATCGAGCCCATGCAGAAAAAGAACACTATTAAAGAGCTGCTAATGATGAAACGACAG ATGTGGGGCTGTTCGCAGGACAACAACATCTCAGGACATAAATTTAAATCTTCAAAATTAGAGGTTTATCCCATTTACACCAGTCCTCCTCTGTTGGAGCCTGTGTACTACGTTGAATGTCCTCCAGGAAACGGTCACGGTCCTTCACCACCGGGACAAAACGCAGCCATGCAAGGTCAAGCCTCTCCGACCGCTGAAATCCAACTCACTTTATTTCACTGGCAAACACAGCAAGAGGAGCAGAAAGTTGGAGGAGTTTCTCTCGAGCAGCTGAACATGCAAGACGCAGACGGCGACAC GTTTCTCCACATAGCTGTGGCTCAAGGAAAACGGGCGCTATCTTACGTGCTCGCGGCAAAAATGGCTCGCTGTGGCTCCCTGGAGATAAAGGAGCACCACGGACAG ACGGCTCTTCACTTGGCAGCCGCCACCAATCAGCACATGATCGTTCAGGACCTATTGCTGCACGGAGCCCAGATCAACGCCAGGGACCTCTGGGGCCGCTCCGCTCTGCATGTGTGCGCCGAGAAGGGCCACTTCCTCAGCCTGCAG AGCATCTGGAAGGCCTTCACGCAGAGCGGGCACGCCATTGACATGGAAGTGTTCAATTACGACG GTCTGACGCCGCTGCACGCAGCCGTGGTGACGCACAACGCCGCCGTTAAAGAGCTGCAGATGAAAGAACACACGTGTCTGAGAGTCACGACggagctgctgcagaggaaacGCCAGTGTGTCGAATGCATCAAGATCCTGCTGCTCATGGGAGCCTCGTTTGGGACGAAG GATTTAAAAAGTGGGAGAACCTGTCTCCATATGGCTGCTGAGGAGGCGAATGTGGAACTGTTTGCCGTGTTCTTTTCCCAGCAGTCTTCTCTGTCGATAGTAAACGCCAAG ACGTTCAGCGGAAACACGGCCCTGCACGTCGTCAGCTCTTTGCAAAACCACCAAACCCAAGTGGAGGCCATGAAGCAGCTGATGAAGAACGGGGCCGACCCCAGCGCCAGGAACATGGAAAACGAGCTGCCGTCTCAGCTGGTGCCCGAAGGACCCGTCGGCAAGAAGGTGAGCGCCGCCAAAATAAAAGACGTCTGTAAATGCGgttgtgatgtttctttttaa